A part of Prolixibacteraceae bacterium genomic DNA contains:
- a CDS encoding diphosphate--fructose-6-phosphate 1-phosphotransferase, translated as MTKSPLQIARAQYAPKLPKSLKNNSVVIVDGEKTQSIADQAEIEKLFPNTYGMPLLTFEGSEASAELPVANVGVILSGGQAPGGHNVISGIFDGLKKLNPNNKLYGFLGGPGGLVDHKYMELTADVIDEYRNTGGFDIIGSGRTKLEETWQFDKGVEICKELGINAVVIIGGDDSNTNACVLAEYYLQQNTGVQVIGCPKTIDGDLKNDMIETSFGFDTACKVYSELIGNIMRDANSAKKYWHFIKLMGRSASHIGLECALQTQPNVCLISEEVAEKEQTLGAVVNEIAAVIAKRAANGENFGVALIPEGLIEFIPEMKTLISELNELLAEGHDSANEFKATPKADRLEWVANHITKASAEVFRSLPAGIATQLTLDRDPHGNVQVSKIETEKLLIEMVEVKLAEMKEAGNYVGSFSSQNHFFGYEGRCAAPSNFDADYCYSLGFTASVLIAQGKTGYMSSVRNTTASAEEWIAGGVPVTMMMNMERRHGHMKPVIQKALVELDGKPFLAYAEKRDEWAEKTSFVYPGPIQYWGPSEVCDLTTKTLLEERAK; from the coding sequence ATGACAAAAAGTCCATTACAGATAGCTAGAGCTCAGTATGCTCCTAAGCTTCCTAAGTCATTGAAAAACAATTCTGTTGTAATTGTTGATGGAGAAAAGACTCAGTCGATTGCAGATCAGGCAGAGATTGAAAAATTGTTCCCAAATACATACGGAATGCCATTGTTGACTTTTGAAGGCTCAGAGGCATCTGCAGAGCTTCCTGTAGCAAACGTTGGTGTGATTCTTTCAGGAGGTCAAGCTCCAGGTGGGCACAATGTGATTTCAGGTATTTTTGATGGTTTGAAAAAATTGAACCCAAATAACAAACTATATGGTTTCTTAGGTGGACCTGGTGGTTTGGTTGATCACAAATACATGGAATTGACTGCTGATGTTATTGATGAGTATCGTAACACTGGTGGATTTGATATCATCGGATCAGGTCGTACAAAACTAGAAGAGACTTGGCAGTTTGATAAGGGTGTTGAAATTTGTAAGGAGTTAGGTATCAATGCTGTGGTTATTATTGGAGGAGATGACTCTAATACTAATGCTTGTGTGTTGGCAGAATACTATCTACAACAAAATACAGGAGTTCAAGTAATTGGATGTCCTAAAACAATTGATGGTGACCTTAAAAACGACATGATTGAAACTTCATTTGGTTTTGATACGGCTTGTAAGGTTTATTCCGAGTTGATTGGTAATATCATGCGTGATGCTAATTCAGCGAAGAAATACTGGCATTTTATTAAACTAATGGGACGTTCTGCTTCTCATATTGGTTTAGAGTGTGCATTGCAAACACAACCTAATGTGTGTTTGATTTCAGAAGAGGTTGCTGAGAAAGAACAGACTTTGGGAGCTGTGGTAAATGAGATTGCTGCTGTAATTGCTAAGCGTGCAGCGAATGGTGAGAACTTTGGTGTGGCATTGATTCCAGAAGGATTGATCGAATTTATTCCAGAGATGAAAACATTGATCTCAGAACTAAATGAATTGTTGGCAGAAGGTCACGATTCGGCTAACGAATTTAAGGCTACTCCTAAGGCAGATCGCTTAGAGTGGGTTGCAAATCATATTACTAAAGCTTCGGCAGAGGTATTTAGATCACTTCCTGCTGGTATTGCGACTCAATTGACTTTAGATCGTGATCCACACGGAAATGTACAGGTGTCTAAGATTGAAACAGAGAAGTTGTTAATCGAGATGGTTGAGGTGAAGTTGGCAGAGATGAAAGAGGCTGGAAACTATGTTGGATCATTCTCTTCTCAGAATCACTTTTTTGGTTATGAAGGTCGTTGTGCTGCACCATCTAATTTTGATGCGGATTACTGTTATTCATTAGGTTTTACTGCTTCTGTATTGATTGCTCAAGGTAAAACTGGTTATATGTCATCTGTACGTAATACTACTGCTTCTGCAGAAGAGTGGATTGCAGGTGGTGTTCCTGTAACAATGATGATGAATATGGAGCGACGTCATGGTCATATGAAACCTGTTATCCAGAAAGCTTTGGTTGAGCTTGATGGTAAGCCATTCCTTGCTTATGCTGAGAAGCGTGATGAGTGGGCTGAAAAAACAAGTTTTGTTTATCCTGGTCCTATCCAATATTGGGGACCTTCAGAGGTTTGTGATTTGACTACAAAAACTTTGTTAGAAGAGCGTGCAAAATAA
- a CDS encoding 7-carboxy-7-deazaguanine synthase QueE has translation MPQLILAEGGVFPIMKGLHGEELNPKTGFSIAGTIQGEGKLAGVPSLFIRLYGCNLDCAWKNIDGEEVRCDTPHAIDPEMKKEKWAVEDLLKVVQQNIGNMRHLVITGGEPLLQSKALIAFLEILKRWREDIHVTVETNGTIFSNSLKKYVDLFSVSPKLSSSTYRKNPHVLESLEFNVEKFALARLRNKIDLQLKFVVSSEEDMKEIEVRFKEVLQHVTDDDVLLMPMGIGDASYQEIQKKVCQWAIERGWRFAPRLHLTLFGHVENT, from the coding sequence ATGCCACAACTAATTCTTGCAGAAGGCGGTGTTTTTCCTATTATGAAAGGATTACATGGAGAGGAGTTGAATCCTAAAACAGGTTTTTCTATTGCTGGTACGATACAAGGGGAAGGTAAACTTGCTGGAGTTCCTTCGCTATTTATTCGATTGTATGGATGTAATCTTGACTGTGCATGGAAGAATATCGATGGAGAAGAGGTTCGATGTGACACTCCGCATGCAATTGATCCAGAAATGAAAAAAGAAAAATGGGCTGTTGAAGATCTTTTAAAAGTGGTTCAACAGAATATTGGGAATATGAGACACCTTGTTATCACAGGAGGAGAGCCTTTACTTCAGAGTAAAGCATTGATTGCTTTTCTAGAGATATTAAAGAGGTGGCGTGAGGATATTCATGTTACCGTGGAGACAAATGGAACGATATTTTCAAATTCATTGAAAAAATATGTAGATCTATTTAGTGTCTCTCCAAAACTCAGTTCATCGACATATCGTAAGAATCCACATGTTCTTGAGTCGTTAGAGTTTAACGTAGAGAAATTTGCTTTGGCTCGTCTTCGAAACAAAATAGATTTACAGCTTAAGTTTGTTGTCTCATCAGAAGAGGATATGAAGGAGATTGAAGTTCGATTTAAAGAGGTTTTACAACATGTAACAGATGATGATGTATTACTGATGCCAATGGGGATTGGGGATGCTTCATATCAAGAGATTCAAAAGAAAGTTTGTCAGTGGGCTATAGAACGAGGTTGGCGTTTTGCTCCTCGTCTTCATCTAACTCTATTTGGTCACGTTGAAAACACCTAA
- a CDS encoding LTA synthase family protein — translation MRKIFKWFFKIFIFWTIVFQFGRLVFALYELPQTSALDFTIILQAFSHGVRQDFSASGYITMLNGIFLMLFLMLGVRKNRVFFRVLNLILMIIVASIVSIDCELYRNWGLHMDATPLLYLQTPKEAMASTTPLQMSFTLLITLLIVLASNWLYGRLFQSNLWYEGKKKLYRYAAINSVLLLSALMIIPIRGGFGIAPMNSGTVYFSKDLYPNHLAVNSSWNFLYSVTKMDDFASPYRFMDNTEANNIREKIFHKSPIVSPMKESGEKPNVLVVLMESFSGKLVGALGYKDYTPNLTKIANNNILFTNIYSTGDRSDRGIVGVISGYPSEPTASIMKYPQKSQQLPFVTKALEAYGYKTTYYYGGDTDFANMHSYLVNADFDKVVDMSYFDPKDYNSKWGVHDGVMLDFLLNDINKDVAASDTPFFKMVFTLSSHEPFEVPMETVIKGDSEQDKFLNSVTYTDRCLGRFYNEAKKQPWFKNTLIVFVADHGHRLPYDSNANDPEKYHIPMILAGGVVQKDTVVVKSGSNTDVPATILGQLGVSSEAFLYSKDLMDPNSSSFGYFVYGGGIGASIDSTKIVYDLNSNDVVYKDNFSENGLHEMKAVLQSAWNTFLGNTK, via the coding sequence ATGAGAAAAATATTCAAATGGTTTTTTAAGATTTTCATCTTTTGGACCATTGTATTCCAATTTGGGCGTTTGGTATTTGCATTATATGAGTTACCTCAAACGTCAGCATTAGATTTTACGATAATTCTACAAGCTTTTTCCCATGGGGTTCGTCAGGATTTCTCTGCTAGTGGTTATATTACAATGCTTAATGGGATTTTTTTGATGCTATTTTTGATGTTAGGAGTTCGAAAGAATAGAGTGTTCTTTCGAGTTCTTAATCTCATATTAATGATTATTGTAGCTTCAATTGTGTCGATTGATTGTGAGCTTTATCGTAATTGGGGGTTGCATATGGATGCTACACCACTACTCTATTTACAAACGCCTAAAGAAGCGATGGCATCTACAACTCCTTTACAAATGTCTTTTACACTCTTGATAACCTTATTGATTGTGTTGGCCTCTAATTGGCTTTATGGGAGGCTGTTTCAGTCTAATTTATGGTATGAAGGTAAAAAGAAACTGTATAGATATGCAGCTATTAATAGTGTGCTGTTGTTAAGTGCATTGATGATTATACCTATTAGGGGTGGTTTTGGTATTGCTCCAATGAATTCGGGAACCGTTTATTTCAGCAAAGATCTCTATCCAAATCATCTTGCTGTAAACTCGTCTTGGAATTTTTTGTACTCTGTAACGAAGATGGATGATTTTGCTTCTCCATATCGTTTTATGGATAATACGGAAGCGAACAATATTCGTGAAAAGATATTTCATAAATCTCCGATTGTTTCCCCTATGAAAGAGAGTGGAGAGAAGCCTAATGTTCTTGTTGTACTGATGGAGAGTTTCTCTGGTAAATTGGTAGGAGCTTTGGGTTATAAGGACTACACCCCTAATTTGACAAAAATTGCCAATAATAACATTCTTTTTACTAACATATATTCTACAGGGGATAGGTCTGACCGGGGTATTGTTGGTGTTATTAGTGGTTATCCATCTGAGCCAACTGCTTCTATTATGAAATATCCACAGAAATCGCAACAGTTGCCTTTTGTAACTAAGGCTTTAGAAGCGTATGGATATAAAACTACTTATTATTACGGGGGAGATACTGATTTTGCTAATATGCATAGTTACTTAGTGAATGCTGATTTTGATAAGGTTGTGGATATGAGTTATTTCGATCCAAAAGACTATAATTCAAAATGGGGCGTTCATGATGGTGTTATGTTAGACTTTTTATTGAATGATATAAATAAAGATGTTGCTGCTTCAGATACACCATTCTTTAAAATGGTTTTTACGTTAAGTAGCCATGAGCCTTTTGAGGTTCCAATGGAAACTGTTATCAAAGGGGATAGTGAACAAGATAAGTTTCTAAATTCAGTCACATATACTGATCGCTGTTTAGGTCGGTTCTATAATGAAGCAAAAAAGCAACCATGGTTTAAAAATACACTAATTGTATTTGTAGCAGATCATGGACATCGATTACCATATGACTCCAATGCTAATGATCCAGAAAAATATCATATTCCAATGATATTGGCAGGAGGCGTAGTACAGAAGGATACTGTTGTAGTGAAGAGTGGTAGTAACACGGATGTGCCAGCTACAATCCTAGGGCAGTTAGGAGTTTCTTCAGAAGCATTTTTGTATAGTAAAGATCTTATGGATCCTAATTCATCGAGCTTTGGATATTTTGTCTATGGAGGTGGAATTGGAGCGAGCATAGATAGTACTAAGATAGTATATGATTTGAACTCCAATGATGTTGTTTATAAAGATAATTTTTCAGAGAATGGACTTCATGAGATGAAAGCCGTGTTGCAAAGTGCATGGAATACATTTCTAGGAAATACAAAATAG
- a CDS encoding iron-containing alcohol dehydrogenase: MKNFSFHNSVNIVFGKGQISKLNSLIDKKSKVMMLYGGGSIKKNGVYDQVMTALKDHQVIEFSGIEPNPVYETLMKAVEIIRQEKVDFLLAVGGGSVLDGTKFISSAVNFKGYTWDIMSKNAPLTEPTLPIGTVLTLPATGSEMNANFVVTNKDTQEKLGMNKPEVLPQFSILDPEAIYSLPERQISNGIVDSFIHTTEQYLTYPDHGYLQDRQAEGILKTLVEIGPKYLNDKTNYDLASNFMWCATNALNGLIGVGVPQDWVTHMIGHELTAFYGVDHGQSLAVVLPGVLEVKRAEKAAKLVQYAERVWGIQEEDENKKIDLAIQKTIDFFESLGVKTRLSDYGINSDKFNDIKSRFERRGMTAIGERGTFTPDDVVKVLELRQ; the protein is encoded by the coding sequence ATGAAGAATTTCAGTTTTCATAATAGTGTCAATATAGTTTTTGGTAAAGGACAAATAAGCAAATTGAACTCTCTTATAGACAAAAAGTCTAAAGTAATGATGCTATATGGGGGAGGAAGTATCAAGAAAAATGGTGTATATGACCAAGTCATGACAGCACTTAAAGATCATCAAGTGATCGAATTTTCAGGTATTGAACCCAACCCTGTGTACGAAACATTAATGAAAGCCGTTGAAATCATTCGTCAAGAGAAAGTAGACTTTCTTCTTGCCGTTGGAGGTGGGTCTGTTTTAGATGGAACAAAATTTATCTCATCAGCAGTAAACTTCAAAGGCTACACTTGGGATATCATGTCTAAGAATGCTCCATTAACAGAACCGACATTGCCTATAGGAACAGTATTAACTCTTCCTGCAACAGGTTCGGAAATGAATGCAAATTTTGTTGTAACAAATAAAGATACGCAAGAGAAATTGGGGATGAACAAACCAGAAGTCTTACCTCAATTTTCAATTCTTGATCCAGAAGCTATCTACTCTTTACCTGAACGTCAAATAAGCAATGGTATTGTAGATTCATTTATCCATACGACGGAACAATACCTTACATACCCTGACCATGGATATCTTCAAGATCGTCAAGCTGAAGGTATTCTAAAAACCCTTGTCGAAATTGGTCCAAAATACTTGAATGATAAAACCAATTACGATTTAGCTTCAAACTTTATGTGGTGTGCAACCAATGCCTTGAATGGTCTAATTGGAGTCGGTGTACCTCAAGATTGGGTAACACATATGATTGGACATGAACTAACGGCATTCTATGGTGTCGATCATGGACAGTCTCTTGCCGTTGTTCTTCCGGGAGTTCTTGAAGTAAAAAGGGCCGAAAAAGCAGCAAAATTAGTTCAATATGCAGAACGTGTTTGGGGTATCCAAGAAGAGGATGAGAATAAAAAAATCGATCTTGCTATCCAAAAAACAATTGATTTCTTTGAGTCTTTAGGGGTAAAAACACGTCTATCAGACTACGGTATCAATAGTGATAAATTTAATGATATTAAATCTCGATTCGAACGCAGAGGTATGACAGCCATTGGAGAGAGAGGTACGTTTACACCAGATGATGTGGTGAAAGTACTTGAATTACGACAGTAA
- the ltrA gene encoding group II intron reverse transcriptase/maturase — METNITTDNLLERVLESGNLNKAYLQVYRNKGSHGVDEMQVESLKDYLRLHREVLIAELREGKYLPNPVRRVEIPKEPGKTRPLGIPTVVDRVIQQAISQVLSPIYEEQFSNYSFGFRPNKGAHTAIIACSQTITSGYHYAIDMDMERFFDTVNHSKLIEILSRTIKDGRLVSLIHKYLRAGVVVEEQFQETETGVPQGGPLSPLLSNIMLNELDHELTRRGHEFVRYADDIVILCKSKRGATRTMNSTIRFIEDTLFLKVNRDKTEVVRYNQIKFLGYSFYKTKGVVRFRLSKKTQRKVKRSLEGIVARNNSIGYDEIKSKLKSYIQGWVTYYRLADMKSFLKQVDEWLRRRIRMVIWKCWKRVRTKMKNLMKLGVSKNKAYEYANTRKKYWRISKSPILQTTITNKNLEKAGYITLSDYYQKVKS, encoded by the coding sequence ATGGAAACGAACATTACAACAGATAATTTATTAGAACGTGTCCTAGAATCAGGTAACCTAAATAAGGCTTATTTACAGGTTTATCGTAATAAAGGGAGTCATGGAGTTGATGAGATGCAAGTGGAATCCTTAAAAGATTATCTCAGACTTCATCGAGAAGTTTTAATAGCAGAACTACGAGAAGGGAAGTACCTTCCCAATCCTGTACGACGAGTCGAAATACCCAAAGAACCAGGTAAAACACGCCCTTTAGGTATTCCTACTGTCGTGGATCGAGTTATTCAACAAGCCATTTCACAAGTTCTTAGTCCTATTTATGAGGAACAGTTTTCCAATTATAGCTTTGGATTCCGTCCGAATAAAGGAGCACATACAGCTATTATAGCCTGTAGCCAAACGATCACATCAGGTTATCATTATGCTATCGATATGGATATGGAAAGATTTTTCGATACCGTAAATCATAGCAAGTTGATAGAGATCTTATCACGAACGATAAAAGATGGTCGATTAGTTTCCTTAATCCATAAATATCTAAGAGCCGGAGTTGTTGTTGAAGAGCAGTTTCAAGAAACAGAAACAGGAGTTCCTCAAGGAGGACCATTAAGTCCATTGCTAAGCAACATTATGCTGAATGAATTAGACCATGAACTCACAAGACGAGGTCATGAGTTTGTTCGTTATGCAGATGATATTGTCATCTTATGTAAAAGCAAGCGAGGAGCTACACGCACGATGAATTCTACAATTCGTTTTATAGAAGATACTCTATTCTTAAAAGTGAATCGAGATAAAACAGAAGTGGTGCGCTACAATCAGATTAAGTTTCTTGGCTACAGTTTTTACAAAACAAAAGGTGTCGTTCGTTTTCGATTGTCGAAAAAGACACAACGGAAAGTGAAGCGCTCTTTGGAAGGAATTGTAGCACGGAATAATAGTATTGGTTACGATGAAATCAAATCCAAGCTTAAAAGCTATATTCAAGGATGGGTAACCTATTATCGATTGGCAGATATGAAATCATTTCTGAAACAAGTAGATGAATGGCTAAGACGACGTATCCGTATGGTAATATGGAAATGTTGGAAAAGAGTAAGAACGAAGATGAAGAATTTAATGAAACTCGGAGTTTCGAAGAACAAAGCGTATGAATATGCTAATACGAGGAAAAAGTATTGGCGCATTTCAAAGAGTCCAATTCTACAAACGACTATAACGAATAAGAATTTGGAGAAGGCAGGCTATATTACGCTAAGTGATTATTATCAGAAAGTAAAGTCGTGA
- a CDS encoding glycoside hydrolase family 125 protein produces the protein MKRRDFIRNSTLLGVGVAAINPLIAKEDVDFISLRPEESDRKFRSGAVDLLIDQMKTKIKDPKLAWLFENCFPNTLDTTVEYREIDGKPDTFVITGDIHAMWLRDSTAQVWPYLPLLNEDDSLRKMVLGLIYRQSECVQIDSYANAFNFDGSKPSHWVSDHTEMKNELHERKWEIDSLCYVVRLAYGYWKRTGDSSVFDHSWYKTAELIYKTFVEQQRKDGPGPYSFTRTTDRQTDTMPGFGWGNPVRPTGLICSAFRPSDDATTYLHLIPSNYFAVASLRQLSEIMRDVYKDKDFVNKCNLLRNEVVGALEAFAVLKHPKYGKIIPFEVDGFGNALFMDDANIPSLLSLPYLGAIDANDKLYVRTRNFVLSEDNPFFWRGVVCEGVGGPHVGLYYVWPMSVIMQALTSSDKDEVASCLRMLCQMDGGKGFMHEGVHKDDASKFTRSWFAWVNTLFGELVIKVSQEYPELLDREYV, from the coding sequence ATGAAAAGACGTGATTTTATTCGGAATAGCACCTTGTTGGGTGTTGGAGTTGCAGCAATTAATCCTTTGATAGCTAAGGAAGATGTTGATTTTATCTCTTTGAGACCTGAGGAGTCGGATCGTAAGTTTCGAAGTGGTGCGGTGGATTTGTTGATAGATCAAATGAAAACGAAAATAAAGGATCCTAAGTTGGCTTGGCTTTTTGAGAACTGTTTCCCTAATACTCTAGATACAACTGTGGAGTATAGAGAGATTGATGGCAAGCCTGATACTTTTGTGATAACTGGTGATATTCATGCTATGTGGCTTCGGGATTCTACCGCGCAGGTGTGGCCTTATTTGCCTTTGTTGAATGAAGACGATTCGTTGAGGAAAATGGTGCTCGGATTAATTTACCGTCAATCAGAGTGTGTGCAAATTGATTCTTATGCTAATGCATTTAATTTTGATGGAAGTAAGCCTAGTCATTGGGTATCTGATCATACTGAGATGAAAAATGAGTTGCATGAACGTAAGTGGGAGATTGACTCATTGTGTTATGTTGTTCGATTAGCTTATGGGTATTGGAAGCGAACAGGAGATAGTAGTGTGTTTGATCATTCTTGGTATAAAACTGCGGAACTCATATATAAGACTTTCGTCGAGCAACAACGAAAAGACGGTCCTGGTCCTTATTCTTTTACTCGTACCACTGATAGGCAAACCGATACAATGCCAGGTTTTGGATGGGGAAATCCAGTAAGACCTACAGGCTTGATTTGTTCTGCTTTTCGTCCGTCAGATGATGCTACAACTTACCTTCATCTTATACCGTCTAACTATTTTGCGGTTGCATCATTAAGACAGTTATCTGAAATTATGCGAGATGTATACAAGGATAAGGACTTTGTGAATAAATGCAATTTGCTTAGAAATGAGGTTGTTGGTGCGTTGGAGGCGTTTGCTGTGTTAAAACATCCTAAATATGGGAAAATTATTCCTTTTGAAGTGGATGGTTTTGGCAATGCATTGTTTATGGATGATGCAAATATTCCTAGTTTATTGTCATTGCCGTATTTAGGAGCTATTGATGCTAATGATAAGTTGTATGTACGTACACGTAATTTTGTTTTGAGTGAAGATAATCCTTTCTTTTGGCGTGGAGTAGTCTGTGAAGGAGTTGGGGGTCCACATGTGGGGCTTTATTATGTGTGGCCTATGTCTGTAATCATGCAAGCGTTAACAAGTAGCGATAAAGATGAGGTTGCATCTTGTTTGAGAATGTTGTGTCAGATGGATGGAGGTAAAGGTTTTATGCATGAAGGAGTGCATAAGGATGATGCATCGAAGTTTACTCGATCGTGGTTTGCTTGGGTGAATACTTTGTTTGGAGAGTTGGTTATAAAAGTGTCTCAAGAGTATCCTGAATTGCTCGATAGAGAATATGTCTAA
- a CDS encoding 6-pyruvoyl tetrahydropterin synthase family protein: MIITKIFRFEGAHIVRGCSSVRCRENIHGHSYRVEVSLSSDKLDNGFMVMDFSLLSKVKELVDSFDHSYSVWDQESDSFMKMVDSFNKRHVTMPISPSAEGYALLFFYVIDKVIQNTIFANNEGNVQLHSVKVHETETGSATCFASDLDMVFFSLTDLKFSKGVQSEWKSPQWWQDLLAHRSYVNETPKA, translated from the coding sequence ATGATTATAACTAAGATATTCAGATTTGAAGGTGCTCACATTGTAAGAGGGTGTTCTTCTGTTCGTTGTAGAGAAAATATCCATGGTCACTCTTATCGTGTAGAGGTGAGCTTGTCTTCTGATAAGTTGGATAATGGATTTATGGTAATGGATTTTAGCCTTCTATCTAAAGTAAAAGAGTTGGTTGATTCTTTTGATCACTCTTATTCTGTTTGGGATCAAGAGTCTGATTCTTTTATGAAAATGGTGGATAGTTTTAATAAACGTCATGTAACAATGCCTATTTCGCCATCGGCCGAAGGGTATGCATTATTATTCTTTTATGTGATAGATAAGGTTATTCAAAATACCATTTTTGCTAATAATGAAGGAAATGTTCAATTACACTCTGTGAAAGTTCATGAAACAGAAACTGGTTCAGCAACATGTTTTGCCTCTGACTTGGATATGGTTTTCTTTTCATTAACTGATTTAAAATTTTCGAAAGGAGTGCAGAGTGAATGGAAGTCTCCTCAATGGTGGCAAGATCTACTTGCTCATCGTTCCTATGTTAATGAAACTCCTAAAGCTTAA
- a CDS encoding deoxyribodipyrimidine photo-lyase, with protein sequence MSSFCRILFVFDRNLRLDNNSLLKACLDRCKDRCCEVMFLYVWDEEYLWPHGYNAFQANFLQDALARLRNQLQWFDANLLVTKGDRLEIIRKLIDDGDYRKVFMESSLSPHEEGDYRKIEVRLQELNGTLVSDLGNWLYPKGVVKSKQGGVFKKYSPFMKACEKLFEEDLQQFKDHFFAAEHLPWSAIRAVHEIGFGYLPMEIDSLGLDDFYVWNDEMLESYKEFRDFPWREKGTSMMGAYLRFGVVSIKRLAVEAWGKSRTMWNELVWREFFAHWYAAFPETAIENFDHRFDMMKWENDVHLWEKWIEGKTGYLMIDAGITSLVKSGYIHNRVRMVVASFLCKDLHMDWRKGEAFFARYLIDYDPASNVGNWQWVAGCGVDAAPYFRIFNPELQQDKFDANKIYAYRWLPVDYQVNKMLDHGVEKVVAMKLYDDLKREWEYNKG encoded by the coding sequence ATGAGCTCTTTTTGTCGTATTTTATTTGTTTTTGATCGGAACCTGAGATTAGATAATAACTCATTGTTGAAAGCATGTTTGGACCGTTGCAAGGATCGTTGTTGTGAAGTGATGTTTCTCTATGTTTGGGATGAAGAGTATTTGTGGCCTCATGGTTATAATGCTTTTCAGGCAAATTTTCTTCAAGATGCTTTAGCCCGATTAAGAAATCAATTACAGTGGTTTGATGCGAATCTCCTTGTAACAAAAGGAGATCGTTTAGAGATTATTCGTAAGTTAATAGATGATGGTGATTATCGTAAAGTCTTCATGGAGTCATCATTATCACCACATGAAGAAGGTGATTATCGTAAGATTGAGGTACGACTTCAAGAATTAAATGGAACTTTGGTCTCTGATTTAGGCAACTGGCTTTACCCTAAAGGTGTAGTAAAATCAAAGCAAGGAGGAGTATTTAAAAAATATTCTCCATTTATGAAGGCTTGTGAGAAATTATTTGAGGAGGACCTTCAACAGTTCAAGGATCATTTTTTTGCTGCAGAACATTTGCCATGGAGTGCTATCAGAGCTGTCCATGAGATTGGATTTGGGTATCTGCCCATGGAAATAGACTCTCTTGGGTTAGATGATTTTTATGTTTGGAATGATGAGATGCTTGAGAGTTATAAGGAATTTCGCGATTTTCCATGGAGAGAGAAGGGGACCTCGATGATGGGTGCGTATCTAAGATTTGGTGTTGTATCGATCAAACGCTTGGCTGTTGAGGCATGGGGAAAATCAAGAACAATGTGGAATGAGTTGGTGTGGAGAGAGTTCTTTGCACATTGGTATGCTGCTTTCCCCGAAACTGCGATTGAGAATTTTGATCATCGGTTTGATATGATGAAATGGGAAAATGATGTGCATTTGTGGGAGAAGTGGATTGAGGGTAAAACGGGGTATTTAATGATTGATGCTGGGATTACATCGTTGGTTAAAAGTGGATATATCCATAATCGAGTTCGGATGGTGGTTGCAAGTTTTTTATGTAAAGATCTTCATATGGATTGGCGAAAAGGAGAAGCTTTTTTCGCAAGGTATCTTATTGATTATGATCCAGCCTCTAATGTTGGTAATTGGCAATGGGTAGCTGGATGTGGAGTGGATGCTGCGCCATATTTCAGAATTTTTAATCCAGAGTTGCAGCAAGATAAATTTGATGCAAATAAAATATATGCATACAGGTGGTTGCCTGTAGATTATCAAGTGAATAAGATGTTGGATCATGGAGTAGAGAAAGTGGTTGCGATGAAGTTATATGATGATTTAAAAAGAGAGTGGGAGTATAATAAAGGTTAA